The following coding sequences are from one Paenibacillus stellifer window:
- a CDS encoding pyridoxamine 5'-phosphate oxidase family protein, which yields MEEVSYTARDLRDQEQIGEFLSGSRVGVVGISGDQYPYAVPVNYVWHDGAVYFHGMGSGKKLRLLKDNPNVSFTVFRENGTISDSVPCKADTSYKSVMIFGQAEKVEDVGEATGVLQAILDKFTPGFYKRAISETVVEKYRSAMDGNAVAVIKITPVHITAKANDAVPDFPAGHGHPGHPGAAAHPGHPGGMGHHGHPGAAGHPGVAGHPGHMGASGHPGGAGHPGPRDDNDQ from the coding sequence ATGGAGGAAGTCAGCTATACAGCTAGGGACCTGAGGGACCAGGAGCAGATCGGAGAATTCCTGTCGGGGTCCCGGGTCGGCGTCGTCGGCATCAGTGGCGACCAATATCCGTATGCGGTACCGGTCAATTATGTATGGCATGACGGGGCGGTCTATTTTCACGGGATGGGCTCGGGCAAGAAGCTGCGTCTCTTGAAGGACAACCCGAATGTCAGCTTCACCGTCTTCCGCGAGAATGGCACGATCTCCGATTCTGTTCCCTGCAAGGCGGATACCTCCTACAAGAGTGTTATGATCTTCGGACAGGCGGAGAAGGTTGAGGATGTTGGTGAAGCAACCGGCGTGCTGCAGGCGATTCTGGACAAGTTCACGCCGGGCTTCTACAAGCGGGCGATTTCCGAGACCGTGGTGGAGAAGTACCGTTCCGCGATGGACGGCAATGCCGTGGCTGTCATTAAGATCACGCCGGTTCATATTACGGCGAAGGCGAATGACGCCGTTCCGGATTTTCCGGCTGGCCATGGGCATCCCGGACACCCTGGGGCAGCGGCCCATCCCGGCCATCCGGGCGGAATGGGCCACCACGGACACCCGGGAGCAGCCGGTCATCCGGGCGTTGCGGGGCATCCCGGTCATATGGGGGCGTCGGGGCATCCCGGAGGAGCAGGCCACCCCGGGCCGCGGGATGACAATGACCAATGA
- a CDS encoding copper amine oxidase N-terminal domain-containing protein, giving the protein MKINDYYVLYTAPKAPYVDSRGRIMIPLRSVSQLLGAKVEYDANAKSAVISMNDRTVQFQTGSRTVMTNGSAVEMDTAPVLVHNSLYIPVSVLAGQLGVHGNYDAENHLYKLTGDDLMQTDIIKLTLEDLEHGAWTMPPRPIVSNNAFMPVSYTYDAANKSFAVRAKNITGADVPEGAADVALYVLTKDSVQFPKPRRMRPAVSKDGFIVEKAVSGSLNEVELVLVKGRLLQAGNS; this is encoded by the coding sequence TTGAAAATCAACGATTACTATGTGCTGTATACGGCGCCCAAGGCTCCTTATGTGGACAGCCGGGGGCGGATCATGATTCCGCTTCGTTCTGTCAGCCAGCTGTTGGGCGCCAAGGTTGAGTATGACGCGAATGCCAAGTCGGCAGTTATAAGCATGAACGATCGAACCGTTCAATTCCAAACGGGCTCCAGAACGGTAATGACGAACGGCTCTGCAGTTGAAATGGACACGGCTCCCGTCCTCGTTCACAACTCCCTGTATATACCAGTTAGCGTGCTGGCGGGCCAATTGGGCGTTCACGGCAATTATGATGCGGAGAATCATCTGTATAAGCTCACAGGCGACGATCTGATGCAGACGGATATCATTAAATTAACGCTGGAGGATCTTGAACACGGAGCATGGACGATGCCGCCTAGGCCGATTGTGAGCAACAACGCCTTCATGCCCGTATCCTACACCTATGATGCTGCGAACAAAAGCTTCGCCGTCCGGGCGAAGAACATCACCGGAGCCGATGTCCCTGAGGGAGCGGCGGATGTGGCCCTCTATGTGCTGACGAAAGACTCGGTTCAGTTCCCGAAACCCAGACGGATGAGACCAGCGGTCAGCAAAGATGGATTCATCGTGGAAAAAGCCGTTAGCGGCTCTCTCAACGAGGTGGAACTGGTGCTTGTCAAAGGGAGATTGCTACAAGCCGGAAACTCCTGA
- the nifH gene encoding nitrogenase iron protein codes for MTRKIAIYGKGGIGKSTTQQNTAAAMAYYHNKKVFIHGCDPKADSTRMILGGMNQKTLMDMLRDDGAENITTEKVVKSGYLDIQCVESGGPEPGVGCAGRGVITAIDLMEANGAYTDDLDFVFFDVLGDVVCGGFAMPIRDGKAQEVYIVASGEMMAIYAANNICKGLVKYAKQSGVRLGGIICNSRNVDKEREFLEEFTSAIGTQMIHFMPRNNIVQKAEFNKKTVVEFDAEHEQAHEYGELARKIIENEMFVIPKPLSMDQLEAMVSKYGIVD; via the coding sequence ATGACTAGAAAAATCGCGATTTACGGAAAAGGCGGTATCGGCAAATCCACGACTCAGCAAAATACGGCGGCGGCTATGGCTTATTATCACAACAAAAAAGTATTCATCCACGGTTGTGATCCGAAAGCCGACTCCACCCGCATGATTCTCGGCGGGATGAACCAAAAGACGCTGATGGATATGCTTCGCGACGACGGCGCCGAGAACATTACGACCGAGAAGGTTGTCAAGTCGGGCTACCTGGATATCCAATGTGTTGAATCCGGCGGACCGGAACCGGGCGTAGGCTGCGCAGGACGCGGCGTTATCACCGCGATCGACCTGATGGAAGCTAACGGGGCTTACACGGACGACCTCGACTTCGTATTCTTCGACGTTCTGGGTGACGTTGTATGCGGCGGGTTCGCAATGCCGATCCGCGACGGCAAGGCTCAGGAAGTATACATCGTTGCTTCGGGCGAAATGATGGCTATCTACGCAGCCAACAACATCTGTAAAGGCCTTGTGAAATACGCCAAGCAGAGCGGTGTTCGCCTCGGCGGCATTATCTGTAACAGCCGGAACGTGGATAAGGAAAGAGAATTCCTGGAGGAATTCACCTCTGCCATCGGCACTCAGATGATCCACTTTATGCCTCGTAACAACATCGTACAGAAGGCTGAATTCAACAAGAAGACAGTCGTAGAGTTCGATGCAGAGCATGAACAAGCTCATGAATACGGCGAGCTGGCCCGCAAAATCATCGAGAATGAAATGTTCGTTATTCCTAAGCCGCTCTCGATGGATCAACTGGAAGCAATGGTCTCCAAATACGGTATCGTCGACTAA
- the anfG gene encoding Fe-only nitrogenase subunit delta, whose amino-acid sequence MEEQVLNERIALMEDYILKKCLWQFHSRAWDRERQNENILGMTSKILCGETVVRETAEDRCYYADAICLAEAYQQRFEWLNDMNVAEIKELIAALKERIDYVCITGSLNEELTVKQY is encoded by the coding sequence GTGGAAGAGCAAGTGCTGAATGAGCGCATCGCGCTGATGGAGGATTATATTCTGAAGAAATGTCTCTGGCAGTTCCATTCCCGCGCCTGGGACAGAGAACGGCAGAACGAGAATATTCTGGGTATGACCTCCAAGATTCTGTGCGGCGAGACCGTCGTCAGGGAAACGGCCGAGGACCGGTGCTATTATGCCGATGCAATCTGTCTGGCTGAAGCGTATCAACAACGCTTTGAATGGCTGAATGACATGAATGTGGCCGAAATCAAGGAGCTTATAGCTGCACTGAAGGAACGCATCGACTATGTGTGCATTACCGGTTCCCTGAACGAGGAACTGACAGTCAAACAATATTAA
- the anfD gene encoding nitrogenase iron-iron protein, alpha chain, whose amino-acid sequence MPHHLFDCSTCIPEREKHAVLKGPGEGLTDALPLGYLNTIPGTISERGCAYCGAKHVIGTPMKDVIHMSHGPVGCTYDTWQTKRYISDNDNFQLKNTFATDVKEKHIVFGAEGLLKKNIIEAFKAFPDIKRMTIYQTCATALIGDDIGAVAQEVMDEMPDVDIFVCNSPGFAGPSQSGGHHKINIAWVNNKVGTVEPEITSDYVINYVGEYNIQGDQEVMQDYFKRMGIQVLSTFTGNGSYDDLRAMHRAHLNVLECARSAEYICNELRVKYGIPRLDIDGFGFEPLSASLRKIGIFFGIEDRAQAIIDEETARWKPELDWYKERLKGKKVCLWPGGSKLWHWANVIHEEMGVEVVSVYTKFGHQGDMEKGIARCEEGALAIDDPNELEGLEAMEKLKPDVIFTGKRPGEVAKKVRVPYLNAHAYHNGPYKGYEGWVRFARDIYNAIYSPIHQLSGLDISKDEIPTGNGFATQKMVSDAGLSDEIRNSETMREYTGGFDSVSKLRNKTYPYLEQQKSAAGV is encoded by the coding sequence ATGCCGCATCATCTTTTTGACTGCAGCACCTGCATTCCCGAAAGAGAGAAGCACGCCGTGCTCAAGGGTCCGGGCGAAGGCCTGACCGATGCCCTTCCGCTGGGGTATCTCAACACGATTCCCGGCACGATCTCGGAACGCGGCTGCGCCTATTGCGGAGCCAAGCACGTGATCGGCACGCCGATGAAGGACGTCATTCACATGAGCCACGGGCCAGTCGGGTGCACGTATGACACTTGGCAGACGAAGCGCTATATCAGTGACAATGACAATTTCCAGCTCAAGAACACCTTCGCGACGGACGTAAAGGAGAAGCATATCGTCTTCGGCGCGGAAGGACTGCTGAAGAAGAACATTATTGAAGCGTTCAAGGCATTCCCGGATATCAAACGCATGACTATCTACCAGACCTGCGCCACAGCGCTGATCGGTGACGATATCGGCGCTGTTGCCCAGGAAGTCATGGATGAAATGCCTGATGTGGACATCTTCGTCTGTAACTCCCCCGGCTTCGCTGGACCGAGCCAATCGGGCGGTCACCACAAGATCAATATTGCATGGGTTAATAACAAGGTTGGCACGGTGGAACCGGAAATTACCAGCGATTATGTGATCAACTATGTCGGTGAGTACAATATCCAGGGTGACCAGGAAGTTATGCAGGACTATTTTAAACGCATGGGCATTCAGGTCCTGTCCACCTTTACCGGCAATGGCTCATATGATGATCTTCGGGCAATGCACAGAGCCCATCTCAACGTTCTCGAATGCGCGCGTTCGGCTGAATATATTTGTAATGAGCTGCGCGTCAAATACGGCATTCCGCGTCTTGACATCGACGGATTCGGATTCGAGCCTCTATCCGCTTCCCTGCGAAAAATCGGCATCTTCTTCGGTATTGAAGACCGTGCGCAGGCGATTATCGACGAAGAGACGGCAAGATGGAAGCCAGAGCTTGACTGGTACAAGGAACGGCTGAAAGGCAAGAAAGTATGCCTGTGGCCGGGCGGCTCCAAGCTGTGGCACTGGGCGAACGTCATCCATGAGGAAATGGGTGTGGAAGTTGTCTCGGTGTACACGAAATTCGGCCATCAGGGCGACATGGAGAAAGGGATTGCCCGCTGCGAAGAGGGCGCGCTCGCGATCGACGATCCGAACGAACTGGAAGGTCTGGAGGCTATGGAAAAGCTGAAGCCGGATGTCATCTTCACAGGCAAGCGTCCGGGCGAAGTTGCCAAGAAGGTTCGCGTTCCTTACCTCAATGCACATGCGTATCATAACGGTCCTTACAAGGGATATGAAGGCTGGGTGCGGTTTGCCCGCGATATCTACAATGCCATTTATTCGCCGATCCATCAGCTGTCGGGCCTTGATATCAGCAAGGATGAAATTCCGACCGGCAACGGCTTCGCCACGCAAAAAATGGTCTCCGACGCAGGTCTTAGCGATGAAATCCGCAATTCCGAGACGATGAGAGAGTATACGGGCGGATTCGATTCGGTGTCCAAGCTGCGGAACAAGACATATCCGTACCTGGAGCAGCAGAAGTCTGCTGCCGGCGTGTAA
- a CDS encoding ABC transporter ATP-binding protein: protein MGKMKFDDSLGKPDLSRAMLGRIAGYFLPYWKQALAVLAVLSATSVLGLLPPLLIQRIVDHALPEKNLRLLVYLVGASLGATVASGLLGVLQNYLNAYISQSIVYDMKNQMYRHLQSMPLQFYTSVKQGEVITRMTSDISGIQGVFSGTIVNFASNLLMLVTTAGTLFWMNWKLALVSLFVVPLFVAPTRKMGSVRWKIAKETQEKISDQNHIIEETLSLSGYMLMKLFTREGRERSRFMTANAETTALQIRESMAGRWFMMLVSTFASIGPMLIYLYGGYLFIQGDISVGAIIAFVALLGRLYAPVGQLTNLYVDIKRSVALFQRIFDYFDMEPKIADAPDAVSGTLAGGSIEFRNVGFSYQPDKPALQGISFKAEPGTMTALVGPSGAGKTTITNLIPRLYDADSGQITIGGKDIRNLTLHSLRSGIGLVTQDTYLFNGTIRENLMYASEDASEEDLIRACQAAYIHEFIMGLPEGYETVVGNRGIKLSGGEKQRISIARVLLKNPPVIILDEATSSLDTASEFFVQQAMNVLLQDKTSIVIAHRLSTIMSADRILVVKDGQIAEQGRHEELLTQNGVYKDLYDKQFGRQAVQRTHAKEEEGSPT from the coding sequence ATGGGAAAAATGAAGTTCGACGATTCCCTCGGCAAGCCTGATTTATCCAGGGCGATGCTGGGAAGAATCGCGGGCTATTTTCTCCCCTACTGGAAGCAGGCGCTTGCTGTGCTGGCCGTTCTGTCGGCGACATCGGTGCTCGGCCTGCTGCCGCCGCTGCTGATTCAGCGGATTGTCGACCATGCCCTGCCGGAGAAAAATCTGCGGCTGCTGGTCTATCTGGTCGGAGCCTCTCTGGGCGCCACAGTCGCCTCGGGCTTATTGGGAGTGCTGCAGAACTACCTTAATGCCTACATTTCGCAGAGCATCGTCTATGATATGAAAAATCAGATGTACCGCCATCTTCAGAGCATGCCGCTGCAATTCTATACGTCGGTGAAACAGGGCGAGGTCATCACCCGGATGACAAGCGATATTTCGGGAATTCAGGGCGTATTCAGCGGGACGATTGTGAATTTTGCAAGCAATCTGCTGATGCTGGTTACAACAGCCGGAACCCTGTTCTGGATGAACTGGAAGCTCGCTCTTGTGAGCCTGTTCGTCGTTCCCCTGTTCGTGGCCCCTACTCGCAAAATGGGCAGTGTTCGCTGGAAGATCGCGAAGGAAACCCAGGAAAAAATCTCGGACCAGAACCACATCATCGAAGAAACGCTATCCCTGAGCGGCTACATGCTGATGAAGCTGTTCACCCGCGAGGGCCGCGAACGCTCCCGCTTCATGACCGCCAATGCGGAGACAACGGCGCTGCAGATCCGCGAGTCGATGGCCGGACGCTGGTTCATGATGCTGGTGAGCACCTTCGCCTCCATCGGTCCGATGCTGATTTATCTGTACGGAGGTTACCTTTTTATTCAGGGTGACATTTCGGTCGGGGCTATTATCGCCTTTGTCGCGCTGCTGGGCCGGCTGTATGCGCCGGTGGGCCAGCTGACGAATCTGTACGTCGATATCAAGCGCTCTGTCGCTCTGTTTCAGCGCATTTTTGATTATTTCGATATGGAACCCAAGATCGCCGACGCGCCGGATGCGGTCTCCGGGACGCTTGCGGGAGGAAGTATCGAATTCCGGAATGTCGGCTTCTCCTACCAGCCTGACAAACCGGCGCTTCAGGGGATATCGTTCAAGGCAGAGCCCGGAACAATGACTGCCCTTGTCGGTCCCAGCGGCGCTGGCAAGACGACGATCACGAATCTGATTCCCCGCCTCTATGACGCGGATTCAGGGCAAATTACGATCGGCGGCAAGGATATTCGTAACCTAACCCTGCACTCTCTGCGGTCCGGCATCGGGCTGGTCACTCAGGACACCTATCTGTTCAACGGTACGATCCGGGAAAATCTCATGTACGCCTCTGAAGATGCCTCCGAAGAGGATTTAATCCGGGCTTGCCAGGCGGCCTATATTCATGAATTCATTATGGGGTTGCCGGAAGGCTATGAGACCGTTGTCGGGAACCGGGGCATCAAGCTGTCGGGAGGAGAGAAGCAGCGGATTTCCATCGCCCGGGTGCTGCTGAAGAATCCGCCGGTTATCATCCTGGATGAGGCAACCTCATCGCTGGATACCGCTTCGGAGTTTTTTGTCCAGCAGGCCATGAATGTGCTCCTTCAGGACAAGACGAGCATTGTAATCGCCCACCGGCTCTCCACAATTATGTCGGCGGACCGCATCCTCGTTGTCAAGGACGGACAAATCGCCGAGCAAGGCCGCCATGAAGAGCTGCTTACTCAGAATGGGGTATACAAAGACCTGTACGACAAGCAGTTCGGCCGACAGGCGGTGCAGCGCACGCATGCCAAAGAGGAGGAAGGCTCCCCAACATGA
- a CDS encoding homocitrate synthase/isopropylmalate synthase family protein, which yields MIELIDYTLDEALRRSVPLDGVYDIMSMLRKYGITLFDVYLRHVHAYRSAILSDELPSSVRCRVRPASDDLALARAMGFTKVAVLWSHSLNRTSMFKLEAALEAARDFATEIYLVVEDAAPGRSGCFDLYWPLIQRYGVVRLVYCDSRSRLDPLIARSRMNELVKSAICPVEFSGGNLLGLATANSLAALKAGITQLGVSVAGVGPKGRAAMEEVLMVLKTLWRQPLPVPTESLAADCAAVLAAMNIPLAEDKAVIGPQVFAHESGIHVDGISKHPGLYEALSPHEVGLERKLVIGKHSGTASLRLKFKEWNQPLPSEEASLLLTKVRERAAVRKRSVNDLELMELYREVRGEDGERR from the coding sequence ATGATCGAGCTTATCGACTACACCCTCGATGAGGCGCTCCGCCGGTCTGTGCCGCTGGATGGAGTATACGACATCATGTCGATGCTGCGCAAGTACGGAATCACTCTGTTCGATGTCTACCTTCGGCATGTTCATGCCTACAGAAGCGCCATCCTGAGCGATGAGCTGCCATCCTCCGTCCGCTGCCGCGTTCGTCCCGCAAGCGATGATCTCGCGCTGGCCCGGGCGATGGGCTTCACCAAGGTTGCCGTGCTGTGGAGCCACTCCCTGAACCGGACTTCGATGTTCAAGCTGGAGGCCGCTCTCGAGGCGGCGCGGGATTTCGCGACAGAGATCTATCTGGTTGTTGAAGATGCTGCGCCGGGCCGAAGCGGATGCTTCGACCTCTACTGGCCGCTTATCCAGCGGTATGGGGTGGTCCGGCTTGTGTATTGCGACAGCCGAAGCCGCCTCGACCCGCTGATTGCCAGAAGCCGTATGAACGAGCTGGTCAAGTCAGCCATCTGTCCGGTTGAGTTCAGCGGGGGCAATCTGCTCGGTCTCGCAACCGCCAATTCTCTGGCCGCTCTGAAGGCGGGGATCACGCAACTCGGCGTTTCCGTTGCCGGTGTCGGGCCGAAAGGCCGGGCGGCGATGGAGGAGGTGCTGATGGTGCTCAAGACGCTGTGGCGGCAGCCGCTGCCGGTTCCAACCGAGTCGCTGGCGGCCGATTGCGCGGCCGTATTGGCAGCCATGAACATCCCGCTAGCGGAGGATAAGGCGGTGATCGGGCCGCAGGTATTCGCTCATGAATCCGGTATTCATGTGGACGGGATTTCCAAGCATCCCGGATTGTATGAAGCTCTGTCTCCCCATGAGGTTGGACTTGAACGCAAGCTGGTCATCGGCAAGCATTCGGGAACGGCCTCCCTCCGGCTGAAATTCAAGGAGTGGAATCAGCCGCTTCCTTCGGAGGAAGCTTCGCTGCTGCTGACGAAGGTCAGGGAACGGGCAGCGGTTCGCAAACGGTCGGTCAATGATCTTGAATTGATGGAGCTATATCGGGAGGTGCGCGGAGAGGATGGAGAGAGGCGTTAG
- a CDS encoding homocitrate synthase: protein MERGVRPEIVDTTLRDGEQKAGVVFSPEERLWIASGLSRAGIRWIEAGIPAMGNEERETLRAMMELRLDAELIAWNRAERSDIQASADCGFTYVHMSLPVSDLHIEHKLRKSREWVLERLKDMLDFTRSLGCIPFVGAEDASRADPEFLLRYAEAAAAGGAERLRFADTVGCLDPFETFRAVRYLTDRSILPVEFHGHNDFGLAAANTLSAFQAGAALASVTVSGIGERAGNAALEEVASAVRTLFQLDTGVKLSELPALSDLVARASGRQAAYGRSVLGAINQ from the coding sequence ATGGAGAGAGGCGTTAGGCCGGAGATCGTGGACACCACGCTGCGCGACGGGGAACAGAAGGCCGGTGTCGTCTTCTCGCCGGAGGAACGGCTCTGGATTGCTTCCGGACTAAGCCGGGCGGGTATCCGCTGGATCGAAGCCGGGATTCCGGCAATGGGCAATGAGGAGCGGGAGACGCTGAGAGCGATGATGGAGCTTCGCCTGGACGCTGAATTGATCGCCTGGAACCGGGCGGAGCGAAGCGATATTCAGGCATCGGCCGACTGCGGCTTCACCTATGTCCATATGTCGCTGCCGGTCTCGGACCTGCATATCGAGCATAAGCTTCGCAAGAGCAGGGAGTGGGTCCTGGAGCGGCTCAAAGATATGCTGGATTTCACCCGCAGCCTGGGCTGCATTCCCTTCGTTGGGGCGGAGGACGCCTCGCGCGCCGATCCGGAATTTCTGCTGCGCTATGCGGAAGCGGCGGCAGCCGGAGGGGCGGAGCGGCTGAGATTCGCCGATACGGTCGGCTGCCTCGACCCGTTCGAAACTTTCCGGGCTGTCCGGTATTTGACGGACCGGTCGATTCTTCCCGTGGAATTTCACGGCCATAATGACTTCGGGCTCGCCGCGGCCAACACGCTGTCCGCCTTTCAGGCTGGCGCGGCACTGGCGAGCGTCACCGTTTCGGGCATCGGAGAGAGGGCGGGAAATGCCGCTCTGGAGGAGGTTGCATCCGCTGTCCGGACCCTTTTCCAGCTTGACACAGGGGTTAAACTGAGCGAGCTGCCCGCACTGTCGGATTTGGTAGCCAGGGCGAGCGGAAGACAGGCGGCTTACGGCCGCTCTGTGTTGGGCGCCATTAATCAGTAA
- the anfK gene encoding Fe-only nitrogenase subunit beta, whose product MSCDLKPKERAGVINPIFTCQPAGAQFASIGIKDCIGIVHGGQGCVMFVRLWFSQHFKDNFLMASSSVHEDGAVFGALDRVETAVDVLLIRYPDVKVVPIITTCSTEVIGDDVDGVITKLNNGLLKEKYAGREVHLVAIHTPSFVGSHVTGYDVGVEAFVQYFAKKGEPNGKLNLITGWVNPGDVTVLKGLLSAMDIDATVLFEIEEFDSPLMPDKSGESHGATTIADLQGTANAIGTIALNRYEGGRAAKYLQNEFDLPTIIGPTPIGIRNTDTFLQNLKSMTGKPIPQSLVKERGIAIDAITDVTHMFLADKKVAIYGHPDLVIGLAEFCLDLEMKPVLLLLGDDHSGYKTDPRIKALQENVDFDMEIIMNADLMDLESRLKDGLELDLILGHSKGRFISIDYNVPMVRVGFPTYDRAGLYRHPVVGYKGAIWLAEEMANTFFTDMEYKKNKEWLLNVW is encoded by the coding sequence ATGTCTTGCGATTTAAAACCAAAAGAGCGCGCCGGCGTCATCAATCCGATCTTCACCTGCCAGCCCGCGGGCGCGCAATTTGCCAGTATCGGCATCAAAGACTGTATTGGGATCGTGCACGGAGGACAAGGCTGCGTCATGTTCGTCCGGCTGTGGTTCTCCCAGCATTTCAAGGACAATTTCCTGATGGCTTCGTCCTCGGTGCATGAAGACGGCGCCGTGTTCGGCGCATTGGACCGGGTGGAGACAGCGGTTGACGTTCTGCTGATACGTTACCCGGATGTGAAGGTAGTACCGATCATTACCACCTGCTCGACCGAGGTTATCGGCGATGACGTGGACGGCGTCATTACGAAGCTGAACAACGGTCTCTTAAAGGAAAAGTATGCCGGACGCGAAGTGCATCTTGTCGCTATCCACACGCCGAGCTTCGTCGGCAGTCATGTAACCGGATATGATGTAGGTGTTGAAGCGTTCGTGCAGTATTTTGCCAAGAAGGGCGAGCCGAACGGCAAGCTGAATCTGATCACCGGCTGGGTCAATCCCGGCGACGTAACGGTTCTGAAAGGCCTGCTGTCCGCGATGGACATTGACGCAACCGTACTGTTCGAAATCGAGGAGTTCGATTCTCCGCTGATGCCTGACAAGAGCGGCGAGTCGCATGGCGCGACAACGATCGCGGATTTGCAGGGAACGGCTAACGCCATCGGCACGATCGCGCTGAACCGCTATGAAGGCGGCAGAGCGGCCAAGTATTTGCAGAACGAATTCGATCTGCCGACGATCATCGGCCCGACGCCGATCGGCATCCGCAATACAGATACGTTCCTGCAGAATCTGAAGTCGATGACTGGCAAGCCGATTCCGCAGTCGCTCGTCAAGGAGCGCGGGATTGCGATTGACGCGATCACCGACGTGACGCATATGTTCCTCGCGGATAAGAAAGTAGCGATCTACGGGCATCCGGATCTTGTAATCGGACTGGCTGAATTTTGTCTGGATCTTGAGATGAAACCCGTTCTGCTGCTGCTCGGCGACGATCATTCGGGCTACAAAACCGATCCACGGATCAAGGCGCTTCAGGAAAATGTCGATTTCGACATGGAAATTATCATGAACGCGGACTTGATGGACCTGGAAAGCCGTCTGAAGGATGGTCTGGAGCTGGATCTCATTCTCGGCCATTCCAAGGGCCGGTTCATCTCGATCGACTACAATGTCCCAATGGTTCGCGTCGGATTCCCGACCTATGACCGCGCAGGACTGTATCGTCACCCGGTTGTTGGCTATAAAGGCGCAATCTGGCTCGCCGAGGAAATGGCGAACACATTCTTCACTGATATGGAATACAAGAAGAACAAGGAATGGCTGCTGAACGTCTGGTAA
- a CDS encoding NifB/NifX family molybdenum-iron cluster-binding protein: MRIAFASIDGRHIDGHFGLCTAFSIFELKGGRYRWLESRSVAERQDEAEHDCRMETRVQLIGDCTLLFVCSIGGEAEKRLRQEGIMTLKTESEAEIIPQLDRLLSLMKGDAPLWLLQALRRADKNK; this comes from the coding sequence ATGAGGATTGCTTTCGCTTCAATTGACGGCAGGCATATCGACGGGCATTTCGGACTCTGCACGGCTTTTTCGATTTTTGAATTGAAAGGGGGCCGTTACCGGTGGCTGGAATCGCGATCGGTCGCCGAGCGGCAGGATGAGGCGGAGCATGACTGCCGGATGGAGACCAGAGTCCAGCTTATCGGCGATTGTACACTGCTATTCGTCTGCAGTATAGGAGGAGAAGCGGAGAAACGGCTTCGGCAGGAAGGGATCATGACGCTCAAGACGGAGAGTGAAGCCGAAATTATTCCCCAGTTGGACCGGCTGCTCAGTCTGATGAAAGGCGATGCTCCGCTATGGCTGCTTCAGGCCCTTCGCAGAGCGGATAAGAATAAGTGA
- a CDS encoding type 1 glutamine amidotransferase — protein sequence MRLHYLQHIELEHPGSILEWARSREFEITRTRFFAGDSLPGPEDFDWLVIMGGPMNIYEEEEYPWLISEKKLIRSAIENGKTVLGLCLGAQLISDVIGGKVTKEPQPEIGWHTVRWNERAQLHPFFSFFPQESTVFQWHYDTFSILPDEAVVLADSPVCSHQAFLYGERVIGLQFHLENTLELVEGYIRESGHEMQPAAYVQTPEQVLGGAPEHLKRNNAWMAELLARLEASDPNAQERKVII from the coding sequence GTGCGTCTTCATTATTTGCAGCATATTGAGCTGGAACATCCCGGCAGCATTCTGGAGTGGGCCCGTTCGCGGGAATTCGAGATCACCCGGACCCGGTTTTTTGCAGGGGATTCCTTGCCCGGACCGGAGGATTTCGATTGGCTGGTTATCATGGGCGGACCCATGAATATTTACGAGGAAGAAGAATATCCCTGGCTCATTTCGGAGAAGAAGCTGATCCGCAGCGCTATCGAGAACGGCAAAACCGTGCTGGGCCTCTGCCTCGGCGCCCAGTTGATCTCCGATGTCATCGGCGGCAAGGTTACGAAGGAGCCGCAGCCGGAGATTGGCTGGCACACGGTTCGCTGGAATGAACGGGCGCAGCTGCATCCGTTTTTTTCGTTCTTCCCGCAGGAGTCCACGGTATTTCAATGGCATTACGATACCTTCAGCATTCTGCCTGACGAGGCAGTTGTGCTGGCGGACAGCCCGGTCTGCTCCCATCAGGCCTTCCTGTACGGAGAGCGCGTGATCGGGCTTCAGTTCCATCTGGAGAACACGCTGGAGCTTGTGGAAGGTTATATCCGGGAATCCGGGCATGAAATGCAGCCCGCCGCCTATGTTCAGACGCCGGAGCAGGTGCTTGGCGGGGCTCCCGAGCATCTGAAGCGGAACAACGCGTGGATGGCGGAGCTGCTGGCAAGGCTGGAAGCGAGCGACCCCAATGCACAGGAAAGAAAGGTGATCATCTGA